The stretch of DNA GAGGTCTGCAAATTCATCTCCTGCCCACATGTAGCTTACAACTGCAAGTATGATTGCAATGATGCCAAAGATTGCAGAGATGTATCCGACATTCTTTCTTGAGCCATTACCAGTCATGCCCACGGCAAATAGTATTAAAGACAGTACTCCCAGAACTGCAATAATCACTGGAATGTATATCTGAAAATCACCATCGTAGTCAATTAGGTCGATTCCAGTATAATCAGTTCCATTGCCTGTGAACCAGTTAACTGCAATAGCGACTATTCCAATTAAGGCTCCGATAATTCCGATAATGCCCCATATGTACGGGGTATTCTTACTCATAGATGCTGAATCCATGATATCAATCTCCTGTTCTGATGCATTTTTAAGAATGCGTATAAGTGTTTCTAATATATTTTATAAATATATTATTCAAATCATACATAAGATTAATTAATTAAGCTATGTAAATATTTATCTTATTTTAGCCAGCATCTAAGAAAATAGATATTTTTAGTGATTCATATACGACTCAAAAGATCATACATTTTTGAGATAACTAATTGAGAGACCTTTAGAATCAGGAGGTATTTATTGATTTTGAAAGCCTTTTCTTTGCGATATGGAAGCTTCTTGTGCATCAGCTATAATTTATGTGATATTTCGCTGAGTAATCGCTCTGATCTCAGAAATGCTTAATTTACTCAGCATTCAAATTGTTAGTTTATGCAGACTATAGAGATTGATAAAACTCTAAATGTTGGTTTTGGGAACAAGAGACCGGTCATGACCTCTGACGCAAAGGTTGTAGGAAAAGTGTACGGGGCTGAAGTTGACACTGAGCAGTGGATGGTAAGCAGCATCTTGACAGACTTTGATTCATCAATTCTTTCTGATGCAGATGTAAAACATCCCAGAGTAAGGAAGACACGTGTTTCAATTCCAGTTGATAAGATTGAAAAAGTGTCTGATGTGATACAGCTTTCTGTAGACTTGAATACATTGCTTAGCGCAATAGAAGAAGACTAGGTGCTTAGCAATAACATTGCATACGATTCTTGCTTATTGTTCATGACGATTGAGGGACTGTCGGCCATGTGCTGGCAACTCTCGTCATGAGTGTGGTAGTCGGCAGTTTAGTTTAACAATATCTGTATCTAAATTATGATCAGTTCACATCATTTTTTAGTGATTTCTTCTAACGAGAGACCTTTGGTTTCAGGTACAAGTTTTAAGACAAAAATTAGTGAGATAACTCCTACGATTGCATACATGAAAAATACTGTGTTAGTTCCGAGCAGGCTTACAAGACCCAGAAATGTCAGAGAGATTACAAAGTTAGAGGTCCAGTTAGCTACTGTAGCTACGCTCATTGCTTTGCCTCTTACCCTGAGTGGATAAATCTCTGCTATGAGAAGCCAGAATATTGGTCCCAGGCCTATGGCAAATGAAGCAATGTATGTCATGAGAAATACGGCTGTGTAAACACCCAGAGATGCAGCGCCGATGCTGAATACTGCGCTCAGACCAAGAAGCGACAGTATCATTCCGCTCAGGCTCACTAGCAGCAGCGGTCTTCTTCCCACCCTGTCTACAAGAAATATCGATACTATAGTCAGAATAACATTTACTATTCCGACTCCTACACTAGCTGCTATCGAAGCTGTAGCATCTGCATATCCTGCGAACTCAAAAATCGTAGGTGCGAAGTAAATGACTGTATTAATTCCAGTAGCCTGCTGCAGTACAGCCATCATTACGCCGATAATAGTTACATAACGAACAGATGGAGACCACAATTCACTAATTTTAGCATTTTTCTGCTCTTTATTCTCAATTTCCATCTGGCGAATTGCATCATCTGCTTTTTCTTTATCGTATGTAAACCTTTCAGCTACATTCATCGCTTTATCAACATTTCCTTTGAATACCAGCCATCTGGGACTAGAGGGAAGAACAATCATTCCTATTATGAGAGCAACTGCTGGAATAACTGCAGCGAAGAACATAGCTCTCCAGTTTCCAGAAGGAGAGAAATAGAGAGAAACCATGTAAGCCACGAGTATCCCAACAGTAACCATCAGCTGGTTAAGCGATACCATGGCTCCTCTGATGCTTTTAGGTGCTACTTCTGAAATATACATGGGGCTTATGAATGAAGCCACTCCTATTCCCGTTCCTATAATAAACCGGCCAGCAAAGAAAAGATAGACGTCTGGTGACGCTGTGATAATTATAGTTCCTATGACTACCAGAGCAGCAGAGCTGATTATAGATTTTCTTCGTCCCAGCTTATCTGACAGATATCCTCCAGAGGCTGATCCGATTATGGCTCCAACCAGCACCATGGATACTGCCCATGATCTTTCAGAAATCGTCATAGAAAAATCATGTTGTACGAACAGTATTGCACCAGAAATGATTCCAGTATCAAACCCAAATAAAATACCGCCAATGGCAGCCACTGCCGCTGCTGCATAAGCCAAAGGCGGAATGCTGAGTTTTTTCTTTGAATTCTGGCTGCTGTGTTTCATGGAGCAGTTATTACTTTTCAGCAAGACACTAATTAAAGTAACGTCTTTCATCAAGCAGTTTTTTTAAAAGCAGCCTTAGGTCGTCTATGTTTCTTAACATATACTTCGCGTTGGTTTTACCTTCGCCTATCTTCACAGTCACAGATTTTTCCTTTAAGGCTCTGAATGCATCTTCATCCGTAATGTCATCACCAACATAGATGGAGGATCTGCATTTACAATGATCCAGAAGCATTTGGCAGGCGTCTCCCTTATTCCTGCCGTTTGCTTTCAGTTCTATGACCTTCTTGCCTTCTGTTATATTAAAGTCCCCAGAGTTGTCTTTGACAATCTTCTTGATTGTCTCTTCATCAATGGAGTCTGCATTTCTGTAATGAACGCTCACGGAGTATGCTTTCTGTTCAATGTGAACTCCGCGATAATTCATTAGCAAGCATTCCATATTGTTCTTTAATCGTATCAGATCATCACAGTCTATTTTCTCCTCATCAAAAAACGGACATTCTATGCCGTGGCTGCCTATCAAATTTTTGAAAGTAACTTTATTCTTCAAATCACTCAGGCTTCTTCCGCTGACTATCCATATATCCGTTGATGGAAGTTTTTCCAGTTCAGTCAGAATCTCTTCTATTTCTCTGTCTATTTCTGCTTCTTCGGGTGTCGATACAATGGGGGAAATTGTACCATCAAAATCGAGCATAACCAAAAGCTGAGGTGACTTCGCTAATATGCTCAGCTCAGCAATCAGATTCCCATTGTCTGAAAAATTCATCCAGCCACCAGAATATGTCATGATCTTTAACTTCCTTTCTAAGTTTGGTGCAGTGGTTGATTTTATCTTTCTGTTTCATTTTCAGAGCTTTTTGAATGGCTTTTGCCATTGATTCAATATCATACGGATTTACTACAATTGCATCCTTCATTCCTTCGCTGGCGCCTGCGAATTCACTGAGAATAAGAACGCCTTTATCATTCACTGCAACGTATTCTTTGGCTACTAAATTCATTCCATCGATTACAGGCGTAACCATAGCAACGTCAGCTATTCTGTAGAGCATCAGCAGTTTGTCTTCATCGACTTTCCTGTTTATGTAAATAATCGGAGTCCAAGATGGTGTCTGAAATCTGCCGTTTATCCTGCCTATATTTTCTTCTATTTTTCTTTTCATCTCTCTGTATTCGTTAATATTGACTCTGGTTGGAGAAGCGATTTGTATGAATGATACTTTTTCTCTTGCACGCGGGCTTGACTCTAGATACCTTTCAAATGCCAGGAATCTGTTTAAAATTCCTTTAGTGTAATCCAAGCGGTCTACTCCTAAAATTATGCGCTCAGCATTGATGGACTTTCTTGTTGTTTCTGCACCTTTTATTATGCTGGGCATGCTGCCATTCTTAGCATATGATGTATAATCAATTCCAATGGGTATGGCTGCTATTTTTGTTCTTCTTCCATTGTAGCTGATTATGTTGTTGTTTACTTTGGCTTGGGGGAATTCTCTGCACACTGTTGCTATAAAATTATCTGCATGGGCCTTTGTGTGAAAACCTATCATGTCAGCACTTAGAAGCCCTTTCAAAATGTCACTTCTCCAGGGTATACAGGAAAAAGTCTCAGCTGCCGGGAATGGAATGTGCCAAAATAGTGCTATTGCAGCTTCGGGTACTTTATTCCGAAGCATATCCGGAACTAATGAAAAATGCACATCTTGGATGAACACTTTCCCGCCTTTTTCCAGCTCTTCTGCTGCAGCCTCAGCAAATCTCATATTCACGCTTTTGTAAGTTTCCCAGTAATTTTTTCTAAACTGGGCATTCTCTTGAAATAAATGACAAACTGGCCAGATGACTCTATTGCTAAATCCTAGATAGTAATCATTAACCTCTTTCTGCGTAAGCCAGATCCTGCGAAGTGTGTATTTAGGATCCTCTGGTGGAACTTTAACGCATCCTTTAGTGTCACTGCAGTCTTTATCGGCATCTCCGCTTCCCCAGGCAATCCAGGTACCTTTTGCATTCTGCATCACTGGGTCTATAGCAGCGACAACTCCCCCGGTTGGGACTGAGCAGTCTATGCTCTCTCCATTGTACTCATGGACATAAGGTTCTCTGTTGGAGATTACGATTAATCTATCCACTCTGTGAATTATGAGAGCACAGCCTATTTAAGAGAATTCTGTGAAAAGGTTTAGAAAGAAGGGATTACTCAGAATCCATCCTTTCCAGAACAGCGGATACTATGATTGGAAGAGTAATGGTAGCATCGCCCTCCACTGTCATGTAGTCTGCTGCGGCTTTGACTTTTCCCCATGAAACTGCTTCTCTTACCCTAGCTCCTGAAAGTGAACCATCATATTCCTCAGCTGTGGTAAGATACACGGCATGATCCAGTCCTCCTCTGAATTGATTCCACCAGATCGTATGATGCTTTGAAATTCCTCCACCTATCATGATGGCTCCAGATTCTTTAGCATCAAATACCATGTCCATAAGATCCTGTTCATCCTGGAATAGATCCATGTGAAGATTGCGGTGTTCCTGCCAATACATCCAAACTTGGCTTCCGAATGATCCATCAGTAATTCCAGGTACGAATATCGGTACATTGTTTTTATGACACCAGTACAGAAGCGAACTTTCATCGTTGACCATTGCACCTACTTGATCTATCAGTTCTCTTGTGGAGATAGAATCGCGGTCTTTGAGGATCTTCTTCAGCATAGGCTGCATTTTCTTTTCAAGGATGAGCCCGTAGCTTGAGTTAGGAACCAAGACATTTCCCAGTCTGTTGATTCCCTCATCATACAGTTTAGCATCATCCATGATAAATTCGCCGTGATAGTATTTTTTCCATGTTCTTGCTAAGTCGTGATCCAGTGTTCCACAGGTGGTAATGATTACATCAACAAGACCGCGCTTTACCAGCTCAATTATGACTCCTCTTGTTCCGGTGGCCATTATGCAGGCAGGGAATGAAAGGAAAACTGTGCAGTCTTTCTTTTTAAGCATTCTTTCAGTGATATCTACAGCATCAGACAGTTTCTTTGCTGTAAATCCTCCGCAATTGCTCATTTGGCTTATGAGGTCGTTAACAGTCATTGCCCCGCCGATTTTAATATCAACTACAGGCTTTTTTGTATTCATCAGAAACCATCAAGCACTAGGGTTGCTAAAAAGTTACCTATCGCTTCACTAGAATTCTTTGAAATTCCCACATGTCCATCAGCTTTTCCAGCTGTTTATATGTGGTTTCCATGTCTAAACCGTTGTCAACAATGTCCCAGCCTTCTGAAATGGACATCATTTTTTTCCTTATATCCGAAATGCTTTCTTCTGTTTCAAACATTTCCCACTCTTCATTCCTTTTATGGATCCTGTCCATTGCAGTTTTTGGGTCAACGTCTATAAACAGCAGCTTATCTGGTATTGGAAACAGCTTTGTTAAGAATCTATAGCAGGGTTTTACTAATTTTGGTGGCAGGTATGCCGCGCTCATGAAATATCTGATGAAAATAATGACATCTGCTTTGCATCTTTTCATTTTTGACAGAGATGTCAGGAGATCCAATATAAAGAAAAATACTGAGAGGTGATATTTTACCCCCTTTCCCTGCAGACAGGATTTCATACATTTTCCCATAAGTCTTTCTGAAGGGTGAATAAACATCGCTACGGTGCTACCTTTTGATGTATATTGATCTCTAATCCATTCGGCAATTGTATTCTTTCCGGAACCGTCTGTGCCTTCTATGACTATCCACTTCATTCAAATCCTTAAACAAGAACGGTAATACGCTCTTGATAATTAACAGTTATATTCTGCAGTTGCCTCAACAACATATTTTTTAAATTTCAGAGAACTATTTTTAGAATAGCACATCCGTTTTTTATCAGAACATAGAATGTATTGGTAATGTTCGAGGCATTTTTTGAAGCAGATTATAGGGCAAAATACCTTTTAAAATTTAGAAAATTCCCATCAAAATTTTCGAAATTTTCGAAAAATCTCGAAGATCGAAAAGGGGGCAAACTTGACTTAAAAAGTCGGGCAGGGACTATGCGTACGCGCACGCGCGCGCACATTATAAGCAACCTTTAAGAAAGCAATTCTTGAAAAAACTCATATTTAATGATTTTCCAGTTTAGATATTTAAATGTATCTCAAATTTAACGTTAAACTATTGATTTTATTATATTTTATACATTGAATCAAAAATGCATCCGTAAATCTCCAAATTAGACCGAATCAATCATGATGCATTGTGGGAATTAGTCGGAATTTATTTTGACAATTCTCTCTATAGATAATCTTACAATTGATTTTTAGAGTGTTTAATAACCCGTTGTTGCCTCAAGTAATGCATAATTCGTAATACTTTTGAATCACATCTCCTGCTATGGGGACCTTATTTCTAACATTGCGTGTCACGTGTCTGTTTACTAATTCTTGACAATATTCATTCTTCAGTCAAAGATATTAATGAAGAGTGCAATCATCATATACAATGCTGCAGAACCTAGATTTAAATAAAAAGCTTAAAAAAGGAGAATTCACGAAACAGCTCCCAGATCTCAGAACACAGCTTGGTGAGCTGCAGCGCAAGCTTAGGCGGGCTCAGATTCCCGTGATCATCCTTTTTGAGGGTTGGGAACCAGCTCTGATGTCTAAAGTAATCAATCAGCTTCTTGTTCCTTTGGATCCGCGAGGATTTGACTATTATAATATTGGACCTTCAAGTCCAGAAGAGTCTAAGCATTCTTTTCTTTGGAGGTTTTGGGTAAAAACACCTGCAAAAGGCAGGATAACAATCTTTGACCGTTCTTGGTACTCTTCATCAGCGGCTAGGTCAATGGATGCAGGTATGGATACCGTCATTGTGAAAGATGTAAAAGAGATAAATACGTTTGAACGGCAGCTTGCTGACAGCGGAGTAATGATAATCAAACTATTTCTGCATGTTCAGGATGAAGATAGAACTCCTACCGATGAGGAAGTCTGTGGCCTTGTAAAAGATGATCTGGAACTGATAAAGAGACAGAAGCAGTACATACCGATTATCGATAAAATGATCACTGCTACAGAGACCCCGCTGGCTCCGTGGACGATTGTTGAATCTGCAGATGAAGAGTTTGCAATCTTGAAGGTCCTCAAGACTGTAGCCAGCCGGATGGAGTCAGCATTGGAAACAAACGGTACGGCATCAGACGGCGGATACTGCAAGTTAGAATATCCTACAATTCAGAGCACGCCAGCATATCCGAAGTTAAACTCTGATACATACCACACGAAGTTGGAAAAGTATCAGCAAAAGCTGAAAAAAGTTCAGATGGAGCTGTATCGTCAGAGAAGACCATTGGTACTAGTGTTTGAAGGAAGAGATGCTGCTGGGAAAGGAGGAAACATCCTTAGGATAACTCAGTCTCTGAATCCCAGAACATACCAGGTTGTTCCCACAGGTGCCCCCAATGATGTGGAAATCTCTCACCACTATCTCTGGAGATTTTATCTTGGTCTGCCTGAAAAAGGACACATTTCTATTTTTGACCGTTCTTGGTATGGAAGAGTTCTCGTAGAGAGAGTGGATAACATTACTCCTGAACAGGATTGGCGTAGAGCTTACCGTGAGATAAATGAATTTGAAAAAGCAATGGTTGATGACAATGCCATCCTGATCAAGATGTGGCTGGAAATTACAAAAGAGGAGCAGCTGCAGAGATTTATTGAACGGGTGGACAACCCATTAAAGAACTGGAAAATATCCAATGATGACTGGCGGGCAAGAGAAAAATGGGATGAATACACGGCGGCAATCGATGAAATGATTGCGAGAACCTCTCAGCCTTATGCTCCATGGTACATTGTGGATTCCAATGACAAACAGAGTGCAAGGCTGCAGTCTCAGAAGATCATCATTGATGTAACTGAAAAAGAGCTGGGTCTCAAATAATCACTTCTTTTTCTTGAATTTATTTGAGATCCTTTCATTGGCTGCAGCATATTTTCCTCTTGGAATCCCTCTGAACAGCAGGGCTACGAAAACAGATAGGCATATCAGTATCACAGCAATCTGTTCCCAAAGTACCAGTGGATTTGGTACTATCAGCAGCACAAGGAAGTCTATTGTAAGTATTAGCAGAATGCTGCTCAGTTTCATAAATTTTTCATACATGTTGGAATCTTGATTCTCAGTCCGGTGACGCCGTTTGTTGCCGCCTTCAACCATGACTCCATCTATAAGTTTCAAGTTGTGAACTAGATTTATTATCGGTGGAAGAAGTACCAGGAAGTTAATCACCATTAGAATTGAATTTGCTATATGTATCGTTCCAGGAAGCATCGGATCTAAATTTTCATAGATGTATGGTGAAACGAAGTAGAATGCAATTTCGATTACTGCAATCACAATGAGATCGATATATACCATTATCAGCTTGGATCGGACAAGCATGGCAGACCGTTTAGACGACTTTGCTCGATCGTAAGCATCACTCCTGGCACTGGACATTTTCATTACTGCATTGTGCACGGATTCTGGTGTTTTTGCCGCTACTTTGTCATATATCTTGGATGAACTTTTAGAAAGCAGTGGCAGCACTACCATTGATACTAATGCAGCTCCTATGACTGCTGAATAGAAGTTTTGACCGACTACGCCTGCATCAAGTGCAGTCTTAGCGATGATAAATGAAAACTCACCCATTGCTGCAAGGCTCACAGCCGACATGAAGCTGATTCTCAGAGTCTTATTTCCTAAAAGATATCCCAGCAGGACGGTTAATATCTTCGCAATTACAAACACTCCGAAGATTATCAGTATCAGCGGAATATTATCCAAAAGCTCAGACGGAACTATTTCCAGTCCGATTGATATGAAGAATATTGCCATGAACAATTCTTTCATCGGCTCTGTTTTTGCCATAATGTCATGAGAGAATTTGCACTGGGACACGATGACGCCCATGATGAATGCACCGATTGCCATGGACAGTCCTATTTTTGTAGACAGCAGAGCCATTGCAAAACACAGGCCTATGCTGACTATAAGCAGGACCTCTGAAGAGATCTTTTTTCCTATCCAGTCTAATATCTTTGGTATGAATATTAGACCAATTCCTATGCTTGCGGCAATGAACACTACAATGGCAACGACCATTCCGATGATGGACCCTACCGCAGGGGTGTCTCCCACCAGAAGCGGAGCAGCCATAGTCAATATCAAAACCTGGCCGATATCTTCCATGACTGTAATCAAAATGATTGTCTCAGCCGCGTCTTTGTCCATATATTCCTGTTCTTTGAGTACGGCAGTTATCACTGCTGTACTGGATCCTGAGATCACAGCACCCAGAAATACAGATTGCACCATGTCCCAGCCCATTAGTATTCCGACAGTGTAACCTGCAATAAGCATCAGTGGAAGCTGAATTACAGCAACCATTACGACAAACATTCCGCTTTTCTTAAGTTTTTGTAGATTCAATTCAAGCCCGATGAAAAACATCAGGAGAACGAGGCCCATATCGGAAAGTATTGAAACGAGGATCTCAGTTGATTCTGAAGCTCCACCCCAGTAGTTCGCCAGGATTATACCTGCTGCTAAATACCCAATGATTGCAGGCATCTTCAGCTTAGAGAAGATTATTGAGCAGACACCAGCTATCAAAAGTAAGTATGTTAGATTTACAAGCAGAACGGCCTCTTCCATATTCACCCTGGTCCTGATACCATCAGATCTCGCGATCCAGACATTCACTACGCTTTTATAGTATATAAATATGTATATTAATTGGATTATTTATATATTAATTTAGTATTGATGTTAATGCCAAATCATTCTGGTTACGATATTCGTTGTTTAATCATTGATTGTATCATTTTAGAGAAAATTGCTGCTGAATGTCCTAAAATTACTGTCAGCAACCAATATATATAAAAACTATAATACGACCTCAAACCCCTGAAGAAGGTTCTGATTATGAATGTTGATATTGACACATTGGTATATCTTGTACCAATTGCGGGTATAATCGGCCTCATCGTCGCGGGTGTCCTTACCAAATGGGTTATGCGTAAGGATACAGGCACTCCAGAAATGAAAGTAATTGGAGATGCCATACGCGAGGGCGCCATGGCCTATCTGGCCCGTCAGTACAAGACAATCGCCATAATCAGCGTTATCGTAGCGGTGCTTCTAGTCGCATTGGACTGGAGAATCAGCATCGCATTCCTGATTGGAGCATTTTTCTCATCCTTGTCTGGTTATATAGGAATGAGAGTATCTGTAAGCTCCAACATCAGGACCGCTAGCGCTGCTAGAAGATCATTGAACGAATCACTTTTGACGTCTTTCCGTGCTGGAGCCGTCTCTGGTCTTGCTGTAGTTGTTCTAAGTTTACTTGGTGTTACAGGTATTTTCTTCCTGTATCTGTTTGTACTTAACAACGACACTGACTTTGAATCCAATTCTCTTTGGTTTTCCAACACACTTAACTTAGTCGCTGGTTATGCTTTCGGTGCTTCATTTGCTGCATTGTTTGCTCAGCTTGGTGGAGGTATTTACACCAAAGCCGCAGATGTCGGTGCCGACCTTGTAGGAAAAGTCGAAGCTGGTATTCCTGAAGATGATCCACGTAACCCTGCAGTAATTGCTGATCTTGTAGGAGACAATGTCGGAGATTGTGCTGGTCGTGGTGCTGATCTATTCGAAAGCACGGCTGCTGAAAATATTGGTGCAATGATTATGGGTTCAGCCATTTATCTTTACACAAATGACCCTCTGTGGGTATTCTTCCCATTGGTCGTATGTGCATTTGGTATGCTGGCTTCTCTAGTTGGTATCGCTACAGTCAAGCTGAGAAACGAAAACGAAGAGCCCATGAAAGCTCTGAACCGCGGTTATTTCATTACCGCTATAATCTCTGCAGTAGGTTTGTATTTCATTACCGATTACATGCTGGGAGCATGGCAGTACTTCGTATGCGCCATTATTGGTATCCTGCTTTCCATAGCAATCGTATATATTACTCAATATTACACAGCTGGAAGTTACCGTCCAGTCCGTGAGATTGCTGATGCTTCTGAAACCGGACCGGCTACAAATATCATTACTGGTTTCTCAATCGGTTTAGAAACAACCGTCCTGCCGATTATTGCGATTGCCCTTTCTCTCCTTGCATCTTATGCATTAGGACAGGATGCCGCTACCCTTCTCGGCCACCCAGATCAGTCATTCATATTTGGTCTGTATGGAACTGCAGCTGCTACCATTGGTATGCTAGTGACAGCAACATTTGTTTTGGCTATGGATACTTTCGGACCTATCACCGACAATGCAGGTGGTATTGTAGAAATGTCCAATCAGCCTGAAGAAATTCGTAACAGAACCGATAAACTCGACTCAGTAGGAAACACCACAAAAGCCCTCACAAAGGGATATGCAATGGGTTCTGCTGCGTTGGCTGCATTCCTCTTGTTCTCAGCATTCTTCGAACAAGTAGTAATTGCCAGAAATGACATGGGACTCAACACTTCACTCGAAGAAGTATTCCATGTAGATATCGCTCAACCTCAGATCTTTGTAGCTGCTCTGCTCGGTGCCATGTTAGTGTTCATATTTGCATCACTAGCTATTCGTGCTGTAGGAAAAGCTGCAGGGGGTATGATTACCGAGGTCCGCAGACAATTCAAAGAAGACCCCGGTATCATGGAAGGAACTTCCA from Candidatus Methanomassiliicoccus intestinalis Issoire-Mx1 encodes:
- a CDS encoding PRC-barrel domain-containing protein, whose product is MQTIEIDKTLNVGFGNKRPVMTSDAKVVGKVYGAEVDTEQWMVSSILTDFDSSILSDADVKHPRVRKTRVSIPVDKIEKVSDVIQLSVDLNTLLSAIEED
- a CDS encoding sugar porter family MFS transporter; its protein translation is MKHSSQNSKKKLSIPPLAYAAAAVAAIGGILFGFDTGIISGAILFVQHDFSMTISERSWAVSMVLVGAIIGSASGGYLSDKLGRRKSIISSAALVVIGTIIITASPDVYLFFAGRFIIGTGIGVASFISPMYISEVAPKSIRGAMVSLNQLMVTVGILVAYMVSLYFSPSGNWRAMFFAAVIPAVALIIGMIVLPSSPRWLVFKGNVDKAMNVAERFTYDKEKADDAIRQMEIENKEQKNAKISELWSPSVRYVTIIGVMMAVLQQATGINTVIYFAPTIFEFAGYADATASIAASVGVGIVNVILTIVSIFLVDRVGRRPLLLVSLSGMILSLLGLSAVFSIGAASLGVYTAVFLMTYIASFAIGLGPIFWLLIAEIYPLRVRGKAMSVATVANWTSNFVISLTFLGLVSLLGTNTVFFMYAIVGVISLIFVLKLVPETKGLSLEEITKK
- the otsB gene encoding trehalose-phosphatase, producing MNFSDNGNLIAELSILAKSPQLLVMLDFDGTISPIVSTPEEAEIDREIEEILTELEKLPSTDIWIVSGRSLSDLKNKVTFKNLIGSHGIECPFFDEEKIDCDDLIRLKNNMECLLMNYRGVHIEQKAYSVSVHYRNADSIDEETIKKIVKDNSGDFNITEGKKVIELKANGRNKGDACQMLLDHCKCRSSIYVGDDITDEDAFRALKEKSVTVKIGEGKTNAKYMLRNIDDLRLLLKKLLDERRYFN
- a CDS encoding alpha,alpha-trehalose-phosphate synthase (UDP-forming) — translated: MDRLIVISNREPYVHEYNGESIDCSVPTGGVVAAIDPVMQNAKGTWIAWGSGDADKDCSDTKGCVKVPPEDPKYTLRRIWLTQKEVNDYYLGFSNRVIWPVCHLFQENAQFRKNYWETYKSVNMRFAEAAAEELEKGGKVFIQDVHFSLVPDMLRNKVPEAAIALFWHIPFPAAETFSCIPWRSDILKGLLSADMIGFHTKAHADNFIATVCREFPQAKVNNNIISYNGRRTKIAAIPIGIDYTSYAKNGSMPSIIKGAETTRKSINAERIILGVDRLDYTKGILNRFLAFERYLESSPRAREKVSFIQIASPTRVNINEYREMKRKIEENIGRINGRFQTPSWTPIIYINRKVDEDKLLMLYRIADVAMVTPVIDGMNLVAKEYVAVNDKGVLILSEFAGASEGMKDAIVVNPYDIESMAKAIQKALKMKQKDKINHCTKLRKEVKDHDIFWWLDEFFRQWESDC
- a CDS encoding deoxyhypusine synthase, whose amino-acid sequence is MNTKKPVVDIKIGGAMTVNDLISQMSNCGGFTAKKLSDAVDITERMLKKKDCTVFLSFPACIMATGTRGVIIELVKRGLVDVIITTCGTLDHDLARTWKKYYHGEFIMDDAKLYDEGINRLGNVLVPNSSYGLILEKKMQPMLKKILKDRDSISTRELIDQVGAMVNDESSLLYWCHKNNVPIFVPGITDGSFGSQVWMYWQEHRNLHMDLFQDEQDLMDMVFDAKESGAIMIGGGISKHHTIWWNQFRGGLDHAVYLTTAEEYDGSLSGARVREAVSWGKVKAAADYMTVEGDATITLPIIVSAVLERMDSE
- a CDS encoding nucleoside/nucleotide kinase family protein, which gives rise to MKWIVIEGTDGSGKNTIAEWIRDQYTSKGSTVAMFIHPSERLMGKCMKSCLQGKGVKYHLSVFFFILDLLTSLSKMKRCKADVIIFIRYFMSAAYLPPKLVKPCYRFLTKLFPIPDKLLFIDVDPKTAMDRIHKRNEEWEMFETEESISDIRKKMMSISEGWDIVDNGLDMETTYKQLEKLMDMWEFQRILVKR
- a CDS encoding cation:proton antiporter, which produces MNVWIARSDGIRTRVNMEEAVLLVNLTYLLLIAGVCSIIFSKLKMPAIIGYLAAGIILANYWGGASESTEILVSILSDMGLVLLMFFIGLELNLQKLKKSGMFVVMVAVIQLPLMLIAGYTVGILMGWDMVQSVFLGAVISGSSTAVITAVLKEQEYMDKDAAETIILITVMEDIGQVLILTMAAPLLVGDTPAVGSIIGMVVAIVVFIAASIGIGLIFIPKILDWIGKKISSEVLLIVSIGLCFAMALLSTKIGLSMAIGAFIMGVIVSQCKFSHDIMAKTEPMKELFMAIFFISIGLEIVPSELLDNIPLILIIFGVFVIAKILTVLLGYLLGNKTLRISFMSAVSLAAMGEFSFIIAKTALDAGVVGQNFYSAVIGAALVSMVVLPLLSKSSSKIYDKVAAKTPESVHNAVMKMSSARSDAYDRAKSSKRSAMLVRSKLIMVYIDLIVIAVIEIAFYFVSPYIYENLDPMLPGTIHIANSILMVINFLVLLPPIINLVHNLKLIDGVMVEGGNKRRHRTENQDSNMYEKFMKLSSILLILTIDFLVLLIVPNPLVLWEQIAVILICLSVFVALLFRGIPRGKYAAANERISNKFKKKK
- a CDS encoding sodium-translocating pyrophosphatase is translated as MNVDIDTLVYLVPIAGIIGLIVAGVLTKWVMRKDTGTPEMKVIGDAIREGAMAYLARQYKTIAIISVIVAVLLVALDWRISIAFLIGAFFSSLSGYIGMRVSVSSNIRTASAARRSLNESLLTSFRAGAVSGLAVVVLSLLGVTGIFFLYLFVLNNDTDFESNSLWFSNTLNLVAGYAFGASFAALFAQLGGGIYTKAADVGADLVGKVEAGIPEDDPRNPAVIADLVGDNVGDCAGRGADLFESTAAENIGAMIMGSAIYLYTNDPLWVFFPLVVCAFGMLASLVGIATVKLRNENEEPMKALNRGYFITAIISAVGLYFITDYMLGAWQYFVCAIIGILLSIAIVYITQYYTAGSYRPVREIADASETGPATNIITGFSIGLETTVLPIIAIALSLLASYALGQDAATLLGHPDQSFIFGLYGTAAATIGMLVTATFVLAMDTFGPITDNAGGIVEMSNQPEEIRNRTDKLDSVGNTTKALTKGYAMGSAALAAFLLFSAFFEQVVIARNDMGLNTSLEEVFHVDIAQPQIFVAALLGAMLVFIFASLAIRAVGKAAGGMITEVRRQFKEDPGIMEGTSKPDYASCVDISTKAALKTMVLPGILPVLTPIILGLLMFYAYDYGTDNGGVIAVQAVGAFLMVATIAGILMAILLNNGGGAWDNAKKFIEDGHHGGKGSPAHAAAVVGDTVGDPFKDTAGPSLHVLVKLLSTISLVFAVVFVTGTFPL